Proteins found in one Salvia splendens isolate huo1 chromosome 10, SspV2, whole genome shotgun sequence genomic segment:
- the LOC121750868 gene encoding protein ENHANCED DISEASE RESISTANCE 2-like isoform X2 — MGMAEKEGKMQGWLHLIRYNRIGLQYSRKRYFILEDDCLNSFKSIPTSYTEEPVRRAIIDSCIRVVDNGRGSHRRKLFFIFTIYNTANHKDQLKLGATSSEEAARWIHALQDAAVKTVDLVSCSKRKYQPFSLSVSKRMAKRSIDWTSASSVHVEAMTSDVIAPSPWEIFGCQNGLRLFKEAKNRDSNVRRWDDHPAIMAVGVINGTPEAVFRTVMAVDASRTEWDFCFHKGSVVEQLDGHTDIVHVQLYKHCLPWAMKRRDLLVRRYWRREDDGTYVILYHSVFHKKCQRQNGFVRAYVKSGGYVIIPMNRGKKCVVRNMLSVDWRCWKSYLRKAYSRSVTICMVGTVAALREMYKTKEEGNIDIGVPEIEEEINTEAGCKRIQNETNEATPGYISGTSSISGLNDIGDEFFDVPAPSDYEEGWPSNTNSDSCYVNSCQPKLSSTANFVKRLQDLAVPKKGYIGLQSVSWGESLSCSYGTTLPRDANLKAPCSCAEADPTSFLIRGKTYLHDQKKIKAKGTLMQLVGADWIKSSQREDDLAGRSNGIVSNYAAEGRPDFFFVINIQVPGTTTCSLALYYMLKMPLKETPLLARFIDGDNAFRDSRFKLIPYISKGSWIVRQSVGRKSCLVGQALQMNYFRGKNYLELGIDLGSSTVAKGVVGLVLGYLNNLVIEMAFVIQGDSAEELPEILVGTCRLNHLDAAKAVSTDAIGSSIS, encoded by the exons ATGGGAATGGCGGAAAAGGAAGGGAAAATGCAGGGGTGGTTGCATTTGATTCGTTACAATCGTATTGGGTTGCAGTATTCTCGTAAAAGATACTTCATTCTTGAAGATGACTGCCTTAACAGCTTCAAATCAATCCCCACTTCATACACAGAG GAGCCTGTGCGAAGGGCAATAATAGACTCCTGCATTCGTGTTGTGGACAATGGAAGAGGGAGCCATCGTAGGAAA TTATTTTTCATCTTCACGATATATAATACTGCAAATCATAAAGATCAGCTTAAG CTTGGGGCAACTAGCTCAGAAGAAGCAGCTAGGTGGATCCATGCTTTGCAGGATGCTGCCGTTAAGACGGTAGATTTGGTGTCTTGCTCCAAACGAAAATATCAGCCTTTCAG CTTGAGTGTTTCGAAAAGAATGGCAAAAAGGTCTATTGATTGGACCTCAGCATCTTCGGTTCATGTGGAGGCAATGACCTCTGATGTAATAGCACCTTCACCATGGGAAATATTTGGCTGTCAAAATG GATTACGTCTCTTCAAAGAAGCTAAAAACAGAGACTCCAATGTTCGG CGTTGGGACGACCATCCAGCCATAATGGCAGTTGGTGTCATCAACGGAACACCTGAAGCTGTTTTTCGCACAGTCATGGCTGTAGATGCCTCAAGGACAGA GTGGGATTTTTGTTTCCACAAGGGTAGCGTGGTCGAGCAACTTGATGGGCATACGGATATAGTACACGTTCAACTATATAAGCATTGCCTACCTTG GGCAATGAAGCGCCGTGACTTGCTGGTGCGACGCTACTGGAGGAGAGAAGATGATGGCACATATG TGATTCTCTACCATTCGGTGTTCCATAAAAAGTGTCAACGTCAAAATGGATTTGTCCGAGCCTACGTTAAAA GTGGTGGATACGTGATCATTCCTATGAATCGAGGCAAGAAATGTGTTGTAAGAAACATGCTTTCGGTTGATTGGAGGTGTTGGAAATCCTATCTCAGAAAAGCTTATTCGAGATCTGTCACTATCTGTATGGTTGGAACAGTTGCAG CCTTAAGAGAAATGTACAAAACAAAAGAAGAAGGCAATATAGATATTGGTGTGCCCGAAATTGAAGAGGAGATCAATACAGAAGCTGGTTGCAAAAGGATCCAAAATGAAACAAACGAGGCGACGCCAGGATACATCTCCGGGACATCCAGCATCTCGGGACTGAATGATATAGGGGATGAATTTTTTGACGTTCCTGCGCCTTCGGACTACGAAGAAGGATGGCCTTCAAATACGAATTCAGATTCATGTTATGTG AACTCGTGCCAACCAAAATTATCCTCTACGGCTAACTTTGTGAAAAGGCTGCAAGATCTTGCAG TCCCGAAAAAAGGTTACATTGGCTTGCAATCCGTTTCTTGGGGCGAAAGTTTATCATGCAGTTATGGCACAACACTTCCAAGAGATGCAAATCTCAAAGCGCCTTGTAGCTGCGCAGAAGCAGATCCTACCTCATTCCTTATCCGTGGAAAAACTTATCTGCACGACCAAAAAAAG ATCAAGGCAAAAGGCACTTTGATGCAGTTGGTTGGAGCGGATTGGATCAAATCTAGCCAGCGTGAGGATGATCTCGCTGGCAGGAGTAATGGCATTGtctcg AACTACGCGGCTGAGGGGAGACCAGACTTCTTTTTTGTGATTAATATACAG GTTCCGGGCACAACTACGTGCAGTTTGGCCCTATATTATATGCTAAAGATGCCCCTAAAAGAAACGCCTTTGTTGGCGCGATTCATCGATGGAGACAATGCTTTTAGAGATTCAAGATTCAAGCTGATTCCATACATTTCAAAG GGTTCTTGGATTGTAAGGCAGAGCGTAGGACGAAAGTCTTGTTTGGTAGGTCAAGCGCTTCAAATGAACTATTTTCGCGGAAAAAACTACTTGGAG TTAGGGATTGACCTCGGGTCATCAACGGTGGCGAAGGGCGTGGTAGGCCTCGTTCTTGGATACCTCAACAATCTTGTCATAGAAATGGCATTTGTAATACAG GGAGACTCAGCGGAGGAGCTTCCAGAGATTTTAGTCGGGACGTGTCGACTAAACCATCTAGATGCAGCAAAGGCAGTTTCTACTGATGCAATAGGCAGCAGCATAAGCTAA
- the LOC121750868 gene encoding protein ENHANCED DISEASE RESISTANCE 2-like isoform X1, whose product MGMAEKEGKMQGWLHLIRYNRIGLQYSRKRYFILEDDCLNSFKSIPTSYTEEPVRRAIIDSCIRVVDNGRGSHRRKLFFIFTIYNTANHKDQLKLGATSSEEAARWIHALQDAAVKTVDLVSCSKRKYQPFSLSVSKRMAKRSIDWTSASSVHVEAMTSDVIAPSPWEIFGCQNGLRLFKEAKNRDSNVRRWDDHPAIMAVGVINGTPEAVFRTVMAVDASRTEWDFCFHKGSVVEQLDGHTDIVHVQLYKHCLPWAMKRRDLLVRRYWRREDDGTYVILYHSVFHKKCQRQNGFVRAYVKSGGYVIIPMNRGKKCVVRNMLSVDWRCWKSYLRKAYSRSVTICMVGTVAALREMYKTKEEGNIDIGVPEIEEEINTEAGCKRIQNETNEATPGYISGTSSISGLNDIGDEFFDVPAPSDYEEGWPSNTNSDSCYVNSCQPKLSSTANFVKRLQDLAVPKKGYIGLQSVSWGESLSCSYGTTLPRDANLKAPCSCAEADPTSFLIRGKTYLHDQKKIKAKGTLMQLVGADWIKSSQREDDLAGRSNGIVSVSLSLSLSYLFRKIYLYVISDHSSMQNYAAEGRPDFFFVINIQVPGTTTCSLALYYMLKMPLKETPLLARFIDGDNAFRDSRFKLIPYISKGSWIVRQSVGRKSCLVGQALQMNYFRGKNYLELGIDLGSSTVAKGVVGLVLGYLNNLVIEMAFVIQGDSAEELPEILVGTCRLNHLDAAKAVSTDAIGSSIS is encoded by the exons ATGGGAATGGCGGAAAAGGAAGGGAAAATGCAGGGGTGGTTGCATTTGATTCGTTACAATCGTATTGGGTTGCAGTATTCTCGTAAAAGATACTTCATTCTTGAAGATGACTGCCTTAACAGCTTCAAATCAATCCCCACTTCATACACAGAG GAGCCTGTGCGAAGGGCAATAATAGACTCCTGCATTCGTGTTGTGGACAATGGAAGAGGGAGCCATCGTAGGAAA TTATTTTTCATCTTCACGATATATAATACTGCAAATCATAAAGATCAGCTTAAG CTTGGGGCAACTAGCTCAGAAGAAGCAGCTAGGTGGATCCATGCTTTGCAGGATGCTGCCGTTAAGACGGTAGATTTGGTGTCTTGCTCCAAACGAAAATATCAGCCTTTCAG CTTGAGTGTTTCGAAAAGAATGGCAAAAAGGTCTATTGATTGGACCTCAGCATCTTCGGTTCATGTGGAGGCAATGACCTCTGATGTAATAGCACCTTCACCATGGGAAATATTTGGCTGTCAAAATG GATTACGTCTCTTCAAAGAAGCTAAAAACAGAGACTCCAATGTTCGG CGTTGGGACGACCATCCAGCCATAATGGCAGTTGGTGTCATCAACGGAACACCTGAAGCTGTTTTTCGCACAGTCATGGCTGTAGATGCCTCAAGGACAGA GTGGGATTTTTGTTTCCACAAGGGTAGCGTGGTCGAGCAACTTGATGGGCATACGGATATAGTACACGTTCAACTATATAAGCATTGCCTACCTTG GGCAATGAAGCGCCGTGACTTGCTGGTGCGACGCTACTGGAGGAGAGAAGATGATGGCACATATG TGATTCTCTACCATTCGGTGTTCCATAAAAAGTGTCAACGTCAAAATGGATTTGTCCGAGCCTACGTTAAAA GTGGTGGATACGTGATCATTCCTATGAATCGAGGCAAGAAATGTGTTGTAAGAAACATGCTTTCGGTTGATTGGAGGTGTTGGAAATCCTATCTCAGAAAAGCTTATTCGAGATCTGTCACTATCTGTATGGTTGGAACAGTTGCAG CCTTAAGAGAAATGTACAAAACAAAAGAAGAAGGCAATATAGATATTGGTGTGCCCGAAATTGAAGAGGAGATCAATACAGAAGCTGGTTGCAAAAGGATCCAAAATGAAACAAACGAGGCGACGCCAGGATACATCTCCGGGACATCCAGCATCTCGGGACTGAATGATATAGGGGATGAATTTTTTGACGTTCCTGCGCCTTCGGACTACGAAGAAGGATGGCCTTCAAATACGAATTCAGATTCATGTTATGTG AACTCGTGCCAACCAAAATTATCCTCTACGGCTAACTTTGTGAAAAGGCTGCAAGATCTTGCAG TCCCGAAAAAAGGTTACATTGGCTTGCAATCCGTTTCTTGGGGCGAAAGTTTATCATGCAGTTATGGCACAACACTTCCAAGAGATGCAAATCTCAAAGCGCCTTGTAGCTGCGCAGAAGCAGATCCTACCTCATTCCTTATCCGTGGAAAAACTTATCTGCACGACCAAAAAAAG ATCAAGGCAAAAGGCACTTTGATGCAGTTGGTTGGAGCGGATTGGATCAAATCTAGCCAGCGTGAGGATGATCTCGCTGGCAGGAGTAATGGCATTGtctcggtctctctctctctctcgctctcttaTCTTTTTCGAAAAATATATCTGTATGTTATTTCTGATCATAGTTCAATGCAGAACTACGCGGCTGAGGGGAGACCAGACTTCTTTTTTGTGATTAATATACAG GTTCCGGGCACAACTACGTGCAGTTTGGCCCTATATTATATGCTAAAGATGCCCCTAAAAGAAACGCCTTTGTTGGCGCGATTCATCGATGGAGACAATGCTTTTAGAGATTCAAGATTCAAGCTGATTCCATACATTTCAAAG GGTTCTTGGATTGTAAGGCAGAGCGTAGGACGAAAGTCTTGTTTGGTAGGTCAAGCGCTTCAAATGAACTATTTTCGCGGAAAAAACTACTTGGAG TTAGGGATTGACCTCGGGTCATCAACGGTGGCGAAGGGCGTGGTAGGCCTCGTTCTTGGATACCTCAACAATCTTGTCATAGAAATGGCATTTGTAATACAG GGAGACTCAGCGGAGGAGCTTCCAGAGATTTTAGTCGGGACGTGTCGACTAAACCATCTAGATGCAGCAAAGGCAGTTTCTACTGATGCAATAGGCAGCAGCATAAGCTAA